Sequence from the Herbaspirillum sp. meg3 genome:
TCAAGCTGATGAAGCTGGCCGGCGCGTACTGGCGCGGCGATTCCAACAATGAGATGCTGCAGCGTGTCTACGGTACTGCCTGGGCGAAGAAGGAAGATCAGGAAAGCTATCTGCACATGCTGGAAGAGGCGGAGAAGCGCGATCACCGCAAGCTGGGCCGCGCACTCGATTTCTTCCACTTCCAGGACGAAGCGCCGGGCTTGATTTTCTGGCATCCGAAGGGCTGGTCGATCTGGCAGCAGGTAGAGCAATACATGCGCCGCGTCTATCAGGACAGTGGCTATCAAGAGGTTAAGGCGCCGCAGATTCTGGATCGCTCGCTGTGGGAAAAAACCGGCCACTGGGAAAACTACCGTGAAAACATGTTCACGACTGAATCGGAAAATCGCGCCTACGCGTTGAAGCCGATGAACTGCCCCGGCCATATCCAGATCTACAATTCCGGCCTGCACAGCTATCGCGATCTGCCGCTGCGCTACGGCGAGTTCGGTCAATGCCACCGCAACGAGCCGTCCGGCGCGCTGCACGGCATGATGCGCGTGCGCGGCTTTACCCAGGATGATGGTCACATCTTCTGTACTGAAGATCAGATCCAGGACGAAGTAGCGGCCTTCAACAAGGTGGTGCGCGAGGTCTATGACAACTTCGGCTTTACCGACGTCGCCGTCAAGCTGGCGCTGCGTCCGGAAAAACGCATCGGCGAAGAATCCGTCTGGGACAAGGCTGAAAACGCCTTGCGCGAAGCCATCCGCGCGTCCGGCACTGAATGGGAGGAATTGCCGGGCGAGGGCGCTTTCTACGGTCCGAAGATCGAATACCATCTGAAAGACTCGATCGGCCGTTCCTGGCAGTGCGGCACCATGCAGGTCGATTTCTCGATGCCGGCGCGTCTGGGTGCGGAATATGTCACCGAAGACAACGACCGCAAAGTGCCGGTCATGCTGCACCGTGCGATTGTCGGCTCGCTGGAGCGTTTCATCGCGATTCTGA
This genomic interval carries:
- the thrS gene encoding threonine--tRNA ligase → MVSVRLPDGSQRQFDAPVTVAQVAANIGAGLAKAALAGKVDGKLVDTSFLIEKDSDLAIVTDKDADGLEVIRHSTAHLLAYAVKELFPDAQVTIGPVIDNGFYYDFAYKRPFTPEDLAAIEKKMAELAKKDEPVTRKVLPRDEAVAYFKSIGEAYKAEIIESIPQDQDVSLYTEGSFTDLCRGPHVPSTGKLKVFKLMKLAGAYWRGDSNNEMLQRVYGTAWAKKEDQESYLHMLEEAEKRDHRKLGRALDFFHFQDEAPGLIFWHPKGWSIWQQVEQYMRRVYQDSGYQEVKAPQILDRSLWEKTGHWENYRENMFTTESENRAYALKPMNCPGHIQIYNSGLHSYRDLPLRYGEFGQCHRNEPSGALHGMMRVRGFTQDDGHIFCTEDQIQDEVAAFNKVVREVYDNFGFTDVAVKLALRPEKRIGEESVWDKAENALREAIRASGTEWEELPGEGAFYGPKIEYHLKDSIGRSWQCGTMQVDFSMPARLGAEYVTEDNDRKVPVMLHRAIVGSLERFIAILIENHAGAMPLWLAPEQVVILNISDAQAEYVKNVAQTLKKQGFRVVTDLRNEKITYKIRQHSLQKPPYILVVGDKERDTNTVAVRARGNVDLGVMPIDVLVERLKTEVETKA